The genomic interval CGCGCCACGAACTCCCTGTTCAGGGTCACGCCCGTTCCTGCCCCGGCCGGCACCGCCATCAGGCCGTCCACAGCCTCCAGCGGTTCGACGATCACGTCCTGCTCCCAGTAGCGGCTGGCGCTGCTGGTGTCTCCGGGCAGCGTGAAATTCGGCAGGGTCGACAGGTGAATATTGTGCGCCCGCCCGATGCCACTCTCCAGCATCCCGCCGCACCACACCGGCGCCCCAAAGGCCTGGGCCACGTCGTGCACCCGCCGGGCCTCGGCATGTCCCCCCACGCGCGACACCTTCACGTTGATGACGCCGCCCGCGCCCAGACCCAGGCCCTTGCGGGCGTCCTGGGCACTCGCCACACTTTCATCCAGGCACAGTGGCGTGCTCAGGCGGCGCTGCAACTCCGCATGGTCCACCAGATCATCCCAGGCGAGCGGCTGCTCGATGTATGTGAGGTTGAACGCATCCAGGGCCCGCAGCCGCCCGGTGTCGGCCAGGGTGTACGCGCTGTTGGCATCCACGGTCAGGCGAATGTCCGCAAAGGCTTCCCGCACGGCCCGCACCGGCTGCACATCCCAGCCGGGTTTGATCTTCAGCTTGATGCGCCGGTACCCCTGCTCCACGTGGCGGCGCACCACGTCCACGGTGGCAGCTTCGTCCGGCTGGATGCCCAGGCTCACGCCCACCTCCACCTGCTCCTTGCGGCCCCCGAGCAGCTGCCCGAGCGGCACGCCCAGCTGCCGCGCCCAGAGATCCCAGGCGGCCATCTCCACCATGGCGCGCGCCATGCGGTTGCCCCGGAACGACCCGAGCGCGTCATTCAACGCCTCCGGGTTCGCGAAGGACCGGCCCAGCACGCGCGGCAGGAACACCTCGCGCAGCAGGTGCAGGGCCCCGGCAATCGTTTCCTCCCGGTACATCGGCGCGAACTCCATGGTGCCTTCCGAGACGCCCTGTATGCCCTCACCGTGCAGCACGAGCAGGGGCACGACCTTCTCGGTCTGAACCCCAAAGCTCGTTTCGAACCGGAACTTCAGGGGAAGACGCACAACCAGCAGTTCTGCCGCTTCAATCTTGAACATGACCCAGTATGACCCGGGGGCTCAGGTCCTCCCCGAACAGCAGGTCTGCACCACAGCCAGAAGAGACCACCGCTTGCAAGGGTGTTTAAGGAGGGGAGAGGTCAAGGGGTTGACAGTGGGGCGGGGGACCTGTATCTTTTCTGAGCCTCAAGCGAGGCGGGAAGCATGACAGGCGAAGAGATGTGAAGACAGGCCAGCCTGACAGGGCTGGGTAAGCGGCACTCCCCCCGGGGTGCTCCAGACTTACGAGAGGCCGAGAGGCCGAAATGGTACCCAATGGGTACAGCCAAGCGCAAGCGAGGCATCAAACAGAGAGACACTGAGTTCGCTCAGTCTCAACCATTACTTGGAGAGTTTGATCCTGGCTCAGGGTGAACGCTGGCGGCGTGCTTAAGACATGCAAGTCGAACGGACACCTTCGGGTGTTAGTGGCGCACGGGTGAGTAACGCGTAACTGACCTACCCCAAAGTCGCGGATAACGGCTCGAAAGAGACGCTAATACGTGATGTGCAGTCAGATTATGTTCTGCCTGTAAAGATTGATTGCTTTGGGATGGGGTTGCGTTCCATCAGCTAGTTGGTGGGGTAAAGGCCCACCAAGGCGACGACGGATAGCCGGCCTGAGAGGGTGGCCGGCCACAGGGGCACTGAGACACGGGTCCCACTCCTACGGGAGGCAGCAGTTAGGAATCTTCCACAATGGGCGAAAGCCTGATGGAGCGACGCCGCGTGAGGGATGAAGGTTTTCGGATCGTAAACCTCTGAACTAGGGACGAAAGGGCCTTCGGGCAGATGACGGTACCTAGGTAATAGCACCGGCTAACTCCGTGCCAGCAGCCGCGGTAATACGGAGGGTGCAAGCGTTACCCGGAATCACTGGGCGTAAAGGGCGTGTAGGCGGGATGTTAAGTCTGGTTTTAAAGACCACCGCTCAACGGTGGGGATGGACTGGATACTGGCATTCTTGACCTCTGGAGAGGCAACTGGAATTCCTGGTGTAGCGGTGGAATGCGTAGATACCAGGAGGAACACCAATGGCGAAGGCAGGTTGCTGGACAGAAGGTGACGCTGAGGCGCGAAAGTGTGGGGAGCGAACCGGATTAGATACCCGGGTAGTCCACACCCTAAACGATGTACGTTGGCTAAGCGCAGGATGCTGTGCTTGGCGAAGCTAACGCGATAAACGTACCGCCTGGGAAGTACGGCCGCAAGGTTGAAACTCAAAGGAATTGACGGGGGCCCGCACAAGCGGTGGAGCATGTGGTTTAATTCGAAGCAACGCGAAGAACCTTACCAGGTCTTGACATGCACAGAACCTTTGAGAGATCAGAGGGTGCCCTTCGGGGAACTGTGACACAGGTGCTGCATGGCTGTCGTCAGCTCGTGTCGTGAGATGTTGGGTTAAGTCCCGCAACGAGCGCAACCCTTACTTTTAGTTGCCAGCATTGAGTTGGGCACTCTAGAGGGACTGCCTATGAAAGTAGGAGGAAGGCGGGGATGACGTCTAGTCAGCATGGTCCTTACGACCTGGGCTACACACGTGCTACAATGGATGGGACAACGCGCAGCCAACTTGCGAGAGTGAGCGAATCGCTGAAACCCATCCCCAGTTCAGATCGGAGTCTGCAACTCGACTCCGTGAAGTTGGAATCGCTAGTAATCGCAGGTCAGCATACTGCGGTGAATACGTTCCCGGGCCTTGTACACACCGCCCGTCACACCATGGGAGTAAATTGCAGCTGAAACCGCCGGGAGCCTCACGGCAGGCGTCTAGGCTGTGGTTCATGACTGGGGTGAAGTCGTAACAAGGTAACTGTACCGGAAGGTGCGGTTGGATCACCTCCTTTCTACAGGTCTCACATCTCTTCTCCCTCAACTTCGTTGAGTCCCTCTGCTTTTCCCTGTGCCCGGCGCCTTCCAGCGCCGGGCACGCGTTGTTTGTCGCCACCTCTGAGACCCCACGGCCGCACGTTGAACCCTGGGCGCGCGGCCGTGCCCCCTGCCTTCAGCTGGCCGGCCCAGCCACATGAACCGAGTACACTCTCAGGCATGAATTCATTCGAACAGGCGCAGCAGGACGTTCAGGCACTCAGCCGCAAACCCGGCAACGACGTGCTGCTCAAGCTCTACGCCCTCTACAAACAGGGTACGGCCGGTGACGTGAGTGGCGACCGCCCGGGGAGTTTCGACTTCGTGGGCGGCGCCAAATACGACGCCTGGGCACAGCTGCGGGGCATGAGCCAGGAGGACGCTCAGCGCGAGTACGTCACCCTGGTGGCCACCCTCAAAGCCCACAGCTGAGTCCCAGGCGGGCGCTCCCCACGTCAGCGGCGCCTGCGAACACGGTAAGCTGCGGGAGTGAGTGACGCGTCCCCGCCCCCCACGACCACGCCGGACGTGCTGAGCGCCGCGAAAACCCGCATGAAGGCCCTGGCCTCGCAGTACGGTGCCCGTCTGCCCGGCCTGGATACCCACAGCCTGATGGACGGTCTGGACGGCGTGCAGCTGACCTTCATGCCGATGGGCGACCGTGACGGTGCGTACGACCCGGAACACCACGTGATTCTGATCAACAGCCGCACGCGGCCAGAACGGCAGCGCTTCACACTGGCGCACGAAATCAGCCACGCCCTGCTTCTTGGGGATGACGACCTGCTCAGTGACCTGCACGACGCGTTCGAAGGTGACCGTCTGGAGCAGGTGATAGAGACGCTCTGCAACGTGGGGGCGGCCGCCCTGCTGATTCCTCCGGCCCTGGTTCAGGAGATGCTGGACCGGTTCGGCCCCACAGGACGCGCCCTGGGTGAACTGGCCCGCCGCGCGGATGTCAGTGCCAGCACCGCGCTGTACACGCTGGCGGAAATCACCACTGCGCCCGTGCTGTACGCCGTGTGCGCCGTGAGCCGCCTGAGCGACGAGGACGGCGAGGACGGCGGCAAGGGCCTGACGGTCCGCGTGAGCAGTGGTGCGCCCGGCGTGAAGTACTCGCTGAGGCCTGGCACGCCCATTCCCGAGACGCACCCGGTGGCGGTCGCCCTCGACACGCGCCTGCCCCTGGCCGAGGACAGTTTCGTGCCCTTCCGGTCCGGGCGGCGCATGCCGGCCCGCGTGGACGCCTTCCCGGACCGGCACCGCGTCATGGTCAGTTTCCTGCTGCGGGACCGTGCCGAGAAGGACGCCGTCAAGGAAGACGCGTGACGCATACGCTGACCTTCCGCCGCCCGGTGCCCGGAGCGGAGCGCAGCGCGTCCGGCTGGCACCTGACGTGGCAGGGAACGGCCGTCATGGGGATTCTGAACGTCACGCCCGACAGCTTCAGTGACGGTGGACGGCACGCGCCGCTGCCCGCGGCCCTGGCCGCCGCGCGCAGCATGCTGGAAGCAGGCGTGCTGTTTCTGGATGTGGGCGGGGAAAGCACCCGTCCGGGTGCCGAGCCCGTCCCGGCCGCCGCGGAACTGGACCGCGTCCTGCCGCTGATCCGGGCGTTGGCAGACAGCGGGGTGGTGATCAGTGTCGACACCATGAAACCTGAAGTGGCCCACGAGGCCCTGAAGGCCGGCGCGCACCTGATCAATGACGTGACCGGCCTGCGCGACCCTGAGATGATTCGCGTGTGCATTCAGGCCGGCGCGCCCGCGTGCCTCATGCACATGCAGGGCGAGCCGCGCACCATGCAGCTGCACCCCCACTACGACGACGTGGTGAGCGAGGTTCACGGCTGGCTGCGTGCCCAGGCGCAGGCCGCGCTCGCCGCAGGCGTTCCGGACGCGCTGCTGGACCCCGGCATCGGGTTCGGGAAAACGCTGGAGCACAACCTCGCCCTGCTGCGCGCCCTGCCGGATCTGACAGCCGGCCCCCACCCGGTTCTGGTGGCCGCCAGCCGCAAACGCCTGATCGACTTTATCGCACGGGTCCCTGATCCGGCCGACCGGGACCCAGGGACGCTGGCCGTACACCTGCACGCGGCGCGGCACGGCGCCGCCGTCGTGCGCGCCCACGCTGCCGGTGCACACGTGCAGGCCCTGCGCGTGCAGAGCGCCCTGGGGCAGGCAGGCGTGCACTAGACTCGTTGGTGATGAGGGAACGAGCATGAGCCGCGTTGTTCTGCAGGGCCTGGAATTTCACGCACGGCACGGCGTATACGACACCGAAGGCGTGCTGGGCGCCCGGTTCGTGGTGGACGCCGAACTGCACTACGCCTTCGCTGGCCTGACCGACCACCTGAGTGAAGCGGTGAACTACGCCGAGGTGTACGCCGCCATTCAGGAGGAGGTCACCGTGCCCCGCCACCAGCTGATCGAGGTGCTCACCGACCGGATTGCCCGCCGCGTGCTGCGCGACCAGCCGCGGCTCGCAGCGGTCACGGTGCGGGTGCACAAACCCTTCGCGCCGCTGCCCGGCGTCTTCCGAGACGTCTACGCGGAACTCAGGCTCAATCGCGATGACCTGTGACGGTTCCGGCGCCAGGCACCGACGCCACCATCGCGCTGGGCGCCAACCTGGGTGACCCACTGAGCACCCTGCGCGGCGCCGCAGCTGCCCTGTCCCGCCTCGGCACAGTCAGTGCCTGGTCCCGCCTGTACCGCACCGCCCCCGTCGGCGGCCCTCCCGGGCAGCCGGACTACCTGAACGCCGCCGTGCTGCTGCGCACCACCCTGCCCGCCCGGGACCTCCTGCGGGGCCTGCACAGCCTGGAAGCCCAGGCGGGCCGGCAGCGCCGCGAACGCTGGGAGGCCCGCGTGCTGGACCTGGACCTCATTACCTACGGCACCCTGGTGCACACCACAGCGGACCTGACCGTGCCGCACCCCCGCGCCTGGGACCGCGCGTTCGTCCTGGCCCCCCTCAATGACCTGAACCCGCACCTGCCGCACCCCCGGACCGGGGAGACCGTCGCGGCCGCCCTGGCCCGCGCGGACCGCCGCGGCCTGCAGGTGCACGCGGACACCTGGTTCCCCGCGCAATAGCCGGACACTGTTGTGACGCGCGCCGTTCCAGGCATGCCGGGGCGCTATGCTGGAGAGCGACATGAGCGAGCACACCAAATCCACCAGCCACGGAGGCGCTGGCCGCGCGCTGCTGTGGGTCGCGATCCTCCTGACGCTGGCCCTGCTGAGCTTCGTCACGGCCACCGCCGTGCGCCACAACCCCATCTACAGTGACCGGGACGCCAACGGCATCAGCAAGTACCGGTTCATCGAGGAGTGCAAGGAAATCGCCGAGGACAGCGAGGCCCTCACGGTCGGCGCCATGGGCCAGACGATTCCCCTGAAGACCCTGGTGGAGCAGAGCAGCCCCCTCAAGACGGGCGACGAACTGCGCGCCACCCTGGACGCTGAACCGCGCGAGATCATCAAGGCCACGCAGACCGTCGAGGGCGGCGGCTGGACCCTGACGGCTCCGGCGGCCATCTCCATTCATAACGGCGCCCGCGTGAGCACCCTCGGGCAGCTGCCCATGGCCTGCACACACGACAAGAAGACCGGCAAGACCACCGCCACCCTGAACCTGCCTGGCCAGTAACCTCAGGACCCAGAGCGCAGGCCCCGGCAATCACGTGCCGGGGCCTGCGCTCTGGGTCTTAAGGCAGGCCTGAGCGCCCAGCCGGCCGAGTTGACCTACATCACCACGTCCAGGCCGCTGAGACACTCCTCCGCAATAGCCCGCGCCAGCGGATCACGGGTGCTGCGCGCATAACTGACGCCCAACTGCAGGTGCCGCTGGCTGCCCTGCCCGCCCAGCAGTTCCAGCGTCTGGTAGAACGCCAGGTGGGTGTGCGCCAGCAGCACGTCCCGCGTCCGCTCGGGCGGCAGCACCGCCAGCAGGTCGAGCGCCTCGCCGTACAGCCGCAGCGCCCGGTCCTGGTCGCCCTCCACGGCGCTGTCCCGCCCCAGCTGCAGGGCGCGGGCCGCAGACAGGTACGCGCTTCGCATGCCCGGGATTCTAGCGCGCCGCTGCGGCCGCCGCTGCCCGTCAGGTGTCAGGGCCTGCGCTGAACAGGGCGGAAGACGCCGCACCTCATGAACGAAAGCCGGAGGAGATGCGGCCCTCACTCCACGGGGTGCACGGCCAGTACGCCGGCCGCGGCTGAACCGTCGATGGTCAGGACCTCCAGCCGGCACGGCAGGTCGTCCCGGCCCAGCTCGCGTGTCAGGTAGGCCAGTGCGGCCCGCTGCATCAGGGTCAGTTTGCGCGCCGTGACGGACTCGGCCGCCGACCCGAAGCGCGCCCCACGCCGCTGGCGCACCTCCGTGAACACCAGCGTGCCGTCCGCCTCCCTGGACACCAGATCAATCTCCCCACCTGGAATGCGGTAATTGCGGGCCACGATCACCCGCCCCAGCGTCCCCAGGTGCGCCTCGGCGCGGTCCTCGGCGTCGGCGCCCTTCATGCCCCCGCCCGTCCGCTCAGGCGAGCCACGCGGCCCAGCCCGTAAAGTCCGGCACCGCCAGCGTCGCCCCGGCCGCCCGCAGGGCCGACTCAGGCGCCGTGGTCGTCAGGGCCACCACCCGGCACCCCGCGCCCGCCGCGCTGCGCACCCCGTTGACGGCGTCCTCATGCGCCAGGCATTCCGCAGCGTTCAGGCCAAGCCGCTGGGCCCCCAGCAGGAACGGCTCCGGGTGCGGTTTACCCCTCGTGACGTCCTCCCCCAGCACCCGCGTGCGGAAGCGCGCTCCGAATCCCAGCTGCTCCATGCCGAACGCCACGTTCACCGCGTCGGCACTCGTGACCAGCGCGAACGGAATGCCCCGCTCATCCAGGGCGTCCAGGTAAGCGCTCAGGCCCCGCACCTCCCGCAGCGCCCCCGCCGCCAGGGTGCGGTAGCGGCCTTCCTTCGCCTCGTGGAACCGGGCGGCCAGCGCGTCATCCGGGTAGACCCCGGTGAGCCGCTCAAGAATCTCCGGATTGCGCCCCCCATCCACCTTGGTGTCCAGATCCTCCTCGGTCAGGGCCAGACCCAGTTCCTCCAGCGCAACCTCCTGCCACGCCCGCCGGTGGTGCAGGTTGTTCGCGGTAAGCACGCCGTCCATGTCGAACAGCACCCCCGCCGGCCGCCACGGCCACACGCTCACCCGGCCTCCGGGCCGTGTCCAAGTTCACCCAGCAGCTCCCGGTACAGCCGCGCGGCGTCCCGGCGCACGTCATCCAGCGAGGCGTCCTCATCCGCGAATTCCACCGCGGTCTCCAGCGCCGCTTCCAGCACCGCGGCGTAGATCGGCCACCGGCCCCCCGGCCCGTCCTCCGCCGGGCGGTGCTCGGCCTCATCCTCGGGCTCCATGGGCTCCCCGTCCAGGACCCGCAGGGCCGACTCGGCCGCAACCCGCTCGGCGTCCTTCTTGCTGCGGCCCGCACCGCCCTCACCCAGCAGCTCCCCGCCGATCCGGATGGTCACGTGGAACACCCGCTCGTGCGGGGGTCCGTCGGTCGTCACGTCAAACACCGGCGCGCCCAGCCCCAAACTCATGGCGCGCGCAATCAGGTCACCCTTCGCGTTCATGAAGTCAGCCTACCCGTGCAGGCCCGGCAGGCGCTACGCTCGGCGCATGCGGCGAACCTTATGGCTCCTGGTCCTGACCCTCAGCGCCGCCCTGGCCCAGCCCGCCCCGCTGCCCCGCCCCCCAGCAGCCGGCCCACTCATCCGCCCCGGGCAGGTGTGGACGCTGAGGGGCACCACCGCCGACGGCGAGCAGTTCCAGAGCACCCTGCGCCTCTCGGCCGGTGTGCCCACCACGCCCGGCACGTACCGCGCCGACCGGGGCGTGCTGCTGCTTGACGAGCAGGCCGCCACCCTGATTGCCCTGGACCTCAAAGACGCCCGGAACGGTGGCGTAGGGCTCGCCTGCGCCGTGACCCTCACGCCCACCGCACCCGCCCTGAGGGGCGTGCTGGCCGCCGGGCCCCTGGCCGACCTGCCGGGCCGGCTGGAAGCGGCCCTGGCCGTATTGAGCGTCACCCACACCCCGGACGAGCAGGCGCAGGCCATCCGCGAACTGAAGCTCGGCACCTGCACCCTCCACCTGAACCCCTGACCCGCCTGGCGCGCAGACCGGAGAACAGGAGTGTGCCGTCCCCCGGTCCGCGGCGGCCGACACATACAGTTCCAGGTGCTCCTCTCACCAGCCGGTCTGCGAAATGGCTGCCCTGGGCGGCTCATGGCCTATGGCAATGACGCGCAGGGCAGTGACGCGTGGTGCACCCAGCAGGCGGGCGGTGAAGGCAGGTTGCCCTGCTGCCCCGCACCCACAACATGACCATCCTGCCTCTGCGTACGCCCGCGAACTCCTCCCCGGAGTGCTCAGAAAATGTTGGAGAGCAGTAGCGATTGATCGTCACTCGAGCCGTCTGTCGGCCGCACGAGGCTGAACGTTGGCCTGCAGGACCTGCGCCTTTTCTGCGGCCGGGCCGTTCGGTTTCTCACCCCGGTTCACTGCGCGGTGTTCCCCCTGTGGCCTCGCGGACAGGACATCCGAACGGCCCTGACGCCGGAATCAGCCCACAGTCCCTGGACGCCCACTTCCGCACGTCGTTCCTGGCTGCTTTCATGCCCTCGGGGCCTGGTATGGGGCCCAGCCCCATGCCACTTCTGGGGCCGCGGATGAAGTGCAGGCTGGCGAGGCAGAGTGCGCTGGCCGTGAGGCGCACAATCGCGCCGTTGGTGTCAGCAGAGCCGGGTTCGGGAACGTCATCCCGGCGGGTCTCACCGACGCTCTGCCCTCTCACTGGGTTCATCGCTCTTTCCTGCCGGGCAGGCTCCGGCTTCACGCGGCCCCGGCACACAGGAACAGAACCTCAGATTGGCTGCCCCGCGTCAGCGGCGGCCTTTGCGGCGCACCTTCTGCCCGGGCACTGTGGCCTGCTGGAATTCCTTCCCCTGCAGCTTCGCCTCGATGGCGCGGATCTGGTCGCGCAGGCTCGCGGCCCGCTCGAAGTCCAGGTCCTCGCTGGCCTGCCACATGTCGAGTTCCAGGTCCGTGAGCTGGGTGGTGAGGGCGTCACGGTCGTCGCCGACCGTCGCGTCGCTGATCTCGGTGGGCTGCTCCTCACCGCGGATCACGTCGCGCACGCCCTTGATGATGGTGGTGGGCGTGATCCCGTGCTCCTCGTTGTACGCCATCTGCTTCTCACGGCGGCGCTGCGTCTCGTCCATCGCGTAGCGCATGGCGGGCGTGATGGTGTCCCCGTACAGGATGACCTCGCCGTGCACGTTGCGCGCCGCGCGCCCGATCGTCTGGATCAGGGCGCGTTCGCTGCGCAGGAAGCCGGGCTTGTCCGCGTCGAGGATGGCCACCAGGGACACCTCGGGCAGGTCCAGGCCCTCACGCAGCAGGTTGATGCCGACCAGCACGTCGTAGTGCCCCAGGCGCAGGTCGCGGATGATCACCTGGCGTTCCACCGAGTCGATGTCACTGTGCATGTACCGGGCCTTCACGCCTTTCTCGAGCAGGTACTCGGTGAGGTCCTCGGACATCCGCTTGGTGAGGGTGGTGACCAGGGTGCGTTCGCCCCTGGCGCTGCGGTCCCGCACGCGGCCCAGCAGGTCCTCGATCTGGCCGTTGATGGGCCGCACGGTGACGGGCGGGTCCACCAGGCCCGTGGGGCGGATGATCTGGTCGGCGATGCTGTCGCTGTGCTCCCGCTCGAACGCGCCGGGGGTGGCCGACACGAACACCGTCTGTCCGGTCTTCGCGAGGAACTCGTCGAAGTTCAGAGGGCGGTTGTCCATGGCAGAGGGCAGCCGGAAGCCGTAATCCACGAGGGTCTGTTTGCGGGCGCGGTCCCCGTTGGCCATGCCGCCGATCTGCGGAACGGTGACGTGCGATTCGTCAATGAAGGTCAGGAAGTCATCGGGGAAGTAGTCCAGCATGGTGTACGGCGTGGCGCCGGTCGCGCGGCCATCAATGTGACGGGAGTAGTTCTCGATCCCGGAGCAGTACCCGAGGACCTTCAGCATTTCCAGGTCGTAGAGGGTGCGTTCTTTCAGCCGCTGGGCTTCAAGAAGTTTGCCCACCGAACTGAAGTACTCGAGCCGTTCATCGAGTTCCTGCTGAATGGTCACGATGGCGCGCTCGATGTTCCCGGCACTGCTCACGTAATGCTTGGCGGGGTACACGACCGTGGCGTCCAGATCCGCAAGGCGGTCCCCGGTGAGGGGGTGCACCACACTGATGCGTTCCACGTCGTCCCCCCACAGTTCGATCCGCAGAGGCTGCTCGTCGTACGCGGGCCAGACGGTCACGATCTCGCCCTTCACGCTGAAACGCCCGGGCATGAGTTCAATGTCGTTGCGTTCGTACTGCATGTTCACCAGCCGCGCCAGCAGTTCGTCGCGGGGCATGCTGCCGCCCTTTTTCAGGATGGCATTGAGCGCGGTGTACTCTTTCGGGTCGCCCAGGCCGTAGATGCACGACACGCTGGCCACGACGATGGTGTCGCGCCGCGTGAGCAGACTGCGGGTGGTGGAGTGCCGCAGTCGCTCGATCTCCTGGTTCACGCTGGCGTCTTTCTCGATGAACAGGTCCTTGCCCGGCACGTACGCCTCGGGCTGGTAGTAGTCGTAGTACGAGATGAAGAACTCCACCGCGGCGTCCGGGAAGAACTCCCGGAATTCACTGGCGAGCTGCGCCGTGAGGATCTTGTTGGGCGCCATGATCAGCGCGGGCCGCTGCGTCTCCTCAATGACCTTCGCCATGGCGTAGGTCTTGCCGGTGCCGGTCGCGCCGAGCAGCGTCTGGAAGCGCAGACCCGAGTCGAGGCCGTCCACCAGGGAACGGATCGCGGTGGGCTGGTCACCTGAGGGTTGAAACGCGGACTTGACGTTGAGCATGAAACCTCCGGCGAAGCAGGGAAGAGAGGACGGCGCGCGGGCCGAACGAATCTCCCTATATTACGCCCTGGACGTAAGTGAACTGTAGGCCGGATGGCTGAAGGGAACCTTGACCGAAAGTACCTGCCCTGACCCGCGCGCGTGACCTCAGCTGGCTCACCGCTGGCCTTCAATTTCGCGCGCATCCTCGTCCACCTGAGTGACCGTAGCGGCGGCCGAACCATGCTGCCGCTCGTCCGGGTCGGCCTGCACCCGGAAGACGTGCTCCTCGCGTTCGACCCCAGCCTTGAATGGGTGTTCCTGGTGTGTGCCGGCCGGCATCACCGACGCGAGCCTGACCTGCCGCTCAGGGCGGTGGGTGCACCTCGGCCAGCGCGCCTTCCTGACCGGTGCCGCGCAGGACCTCGTCGGCAACCCCCAGAAACGCCCGGACGACGGGGCTGCGGCCGTCCCCGCGCCGCCATACGGCCACGATCTCCACCGTGGGGGCGTCCTCGACCGGACGGTACACCACGCCCGGCAGGGACAGCCGGCTGAAGAATTCAATGGGAAGGAACACCCCGACGCCCGCGGCCACCAGGGACAGCAGCGTGGGCACCTCAATGGCCTCCTGCACCACGTGCGGCGTGAAGTGCGCGCCGGCGCACCAGCGCATCACCTGATCGAAGTACGTCGCGCGGATCTGCCTGGGGAAGAACACAAACGGCTCGTGGCGCAGGTCACTGATCTTCAGGCGGCGTTTGCGGGCCAGCGGGTGCGCGGCAGGAAGCGCCGCCACGAGCGGCTGACGCCACAGGGCGCGTGATTCCAGCGTCGGGTCACGCACCGGGAGCAGCATCAGGCCAATGTCCGCCTGGTGCCCGCGCAGGGCGGGCTCCTGTTCCTGCGCGGTCAGTTCGCGCAGATCCACGCTGACGTTCGGGTACAGCTCGCGGAACCGCCGCACGATCTCCGGCAGGCCCCCGAACGCGAGGCCACTGACAAACCCGATGGTGAGGCGGCCCACCTCGCCTCGCGCGGC from Deinococcus taeanensis carries:
- a CDS encoding LysR substrate-binding domain-containing protein; the encoded protein is MELRHLRHFVALAEEEHFGRAAERVFVVQQALSNSIRNLEEEVGVPLVLRTTRRVQLTPAGQEFLAGARETLALASQTVERARRAARGEVGRLTIGFVSGLAFGGLPEIVRRFRELYPNVSVDLRELTAQEQEPALRGHQADIGLMLLPVRDPTLESRALWRQPLVAALPAAHPLARKRRLKISDLRHEPFVFFPRQIRATYFDQVMRWCAGAHFTPHVVQEAIEVPTLLSLVAAGVGVFLPIEFFSRLSLPGVVYRPVEDAPTVEIVAVWRRGDGRSPVVRAFLGVADEVLRGTGQEGALAEVHPPP